The segment GCGTCGCTCTTGTGCTGGTTCAGCTTGGCCTGCCCCTCGACGGCATCGACCACCAGGTCGATGACGCGGATCGCGGCCAGCATGCTCTCGCGCTTGCCGGGCTCCATCTGCGCGAGATCCCAGGGCTGCTTCCGCAGCCTCGCTTCGGAAACCGCGAGGAGCGCATCGCCATGGCCGCGGTTCTCACCCGATCCGCGCAGATGCGCCACGCCGGACAGGTGCACGGCCTCGTAGAGCCAGGTCGAGACGTTGTCAGACGAGGCGTACCAGTCGTTGGAGATGTAGGCATCGTCGCCCGGGACGATCAGCAGAAAACGCCTGTTCCCGTCGGCAAGCTCGACCAGCGGATTCTTGGCCGTGAAATGGATCTGCACGATCGTTGTGCCATCGCGCTGATCAAGCACGAATGGCACGTGCGAGGCGCGCGGGCCATTCGCATCGGCCGCCACGATCATGCCGAAGCCTCGCCGGCCTGCGAATTCCAGCGCGCGCTGCTGCTCGATGTGGAACTGGGGACGAAGAACATGCATGGCACGGTGCTCGATTTGCCGGACGGGGACAGGACGAGGCTAACGAGTTGTCGCGGCTTCGTCACGCCCGAGTGATATGCCCCGAAGACATGGCAAGCGCACCGAAAAGCCATGATTCGCTCGTCTAACATACCTACCGCGCGGTATCTTTCCAGCACACGATCCGAGCCGACCCATGACGCCCGCCTTCAATGCCTATGCAGCGCTCGCCCTCGCCATCGTGTTCGAGGTGACGGCGTCCGCCTTCCTCCAGCAGTCGGCGCAGTTCACGCGGCCCTGGCCGACGCTGGCGATGGTGCTGTTCTATGTCGCCTCGTTCTACGCGCTGTCGGTGGCGATTCGGGTCATTCCCCTGAGCATTGCCTATGCGATCTGGGGCGGGGTCGGCATCATCCTGACCGTCACCGTCTCCTTCGTGCTGTTCCGCCAGATGCTGGATGCCGCGGCCTTCGTCGGCATCGCGCTGATCGTGTCCGGGGTCGTCGTGATCAACCTGTTCTCGGAGACCACGGTGCATTGATGCCGGCGAGCGCCTATACCCGCACCAAGCAACCGGAGCAGGTGCGGCGCGCCCTGCTCGACTGCACGGCTGCCATCGCGATGGACCATGGTGTGTCCGGCGTCACGGTGCAGGCGGTAGCGGCGGCGGCCGGCGTCACCAAGGGCGGGCTGTTTCATCATTTCGGCAGCAAGCAGGCCCTGATCGAGGGCCTATTCGCCGACCTGCTCGCGCGCGTCGATGCCGAGATCGACGCCGCCATCGCAGCCGATCCCAAACCGCGCGGTAGTTTTACGCGCGCTTACGTCAACGCGGTGTTCACCGGCAAGGCTTTTGGCTTTGCCTCACCCTGGGCGGCGCTGAGCATGGTCGTCGTCACCGATCCGCCGTTACGCCGGCTCTGGAACGACTGGATGAAGGCGCGCCAGAAGCGCCACCGCGCAACTGACGGAACGCCCGATCTGCAAGTCGTGCGCCTTGCCGCCGATGGCGCCTGGCTGTCCTACGTCACGACGGGACAGACCCGGATGAGCGCCGACCTGCGCGCCGTGCACGATCGCCTGATTGCGCAGACCCATCGGCGCGCATAGCCGAGATCTGCACTACTGACTTTGCACGGGCTTGGGTGGACGCGGCTTGGATTTCGCCGACTTAGGACCAGGCTTCGTCGCAGCGCCCGGCGGCGGCGTATCGACCGACACCAGATAGGCCGCGAGGGCCTTGGCGGTGTCGGAGCCGGTCGAATAATGGTCCTGGAGGAACCAGGACAGCGTGAGGATGTAGCGCCCCTTCGCGAGCCCCCGCGGGCTGCGATGGCAGGCCGAGCACCCGTCGGCGAACAGCTTTTCGGGCGGTTTACCGGCGTCGAGATTTTGCGCGGACGCGACCGTCGCCGTCAGCGCGGCACCAGCAGCAAGAATCATCAGAGGCGCGATGACCTCGCGCCCCGGCCGGAATAGCGATGTCAATGTCGTCCCCCAAACCCCGTATTGCGGCTCACGCCGCCAGCAACTGATCGAACTCCGGCGGCGCGTAGGCCTTGCCGTCCTGATCGGTGATGACGACCTGCCACCCCTCGCTCGCCCAGACCTTTGCTTTCGCTACGATGAGCAACCGGCTCTCGCGGGCGAAACTGTACTTCTCATTGTCGCGTTCTGCGATCATTTTGTAGGCCAAATGCGCATCCCCTGGCGTTGCCCTGCACCCGTTCTCGTGGTGGCAGCGGGCTTTGGCGGCAATTCGCCGGGAGCGTGGCAATTTGGTGCCGTCCACGTCATCATTGTGCGCCGATACCGGTTCCAGCCGAGCGATGGAGGTTGATCATGCGCAGCATCATGAATGCGATTCTGCTTGTCGGGAGCTTGTTCGCCGCCGCGCCCGTGGCCGCGCAGACCTACGATCCGCGCTATCCCGTCTGCATCGAGGTCTACACCATCGACGGCAACACCATCGATTGCGGCTTCACCTCGATGGCGCAGTGCGCTGCGACCGCTTCCGGGCAATCGGCACAATGCTACGCCAACCCCTATGTCATGCAAAGCCG is part of the Bradyrhizobium commune genome and harbors:
- a CDS encoding TetR family transcriptional regulator — translated: MPASAYTRTKQPEQVRRALLDCTAAIAMDHGVSGVTVQAVAAAAGVTKGGLFHHFGSKQALIEGLFADLLARVDAEIDAAIAADPKPRGSFTRAYVNAVFTGKAFGFASPWAALSMVVVTDPPLRRLWNDWMKARQKRHRATDGTPDLQVVRLAADGAWLSYVTTGQTRMSADLRAVHDRLIAQTHRRA
- a CDS encoding DUF3551 domain-containing protein, with product MRSIMNAILLVGSLFAAAPVAAQTYDPRYPVCIEVYTIDGNTIDCGFTSMAQCAATASGQSAQCYANPYVMQSRQPGPGPSPPRRNR
- a CDS encoding DMT family transporter; amino-acid sequence: MTPAFNAYAALALAIVFEVTASAFLQQSAQFTRPWPTLAMVLFYVASFYALSVAIRVIPLSIAYAIWGGVGIILTVTVSFVLFRQMLDAAAFVGIALIVSGVVVINLFSETTVH
- a CDS encoding FMN-binding negative transcriptional regulator, encoding MHVLRPQFHIEQQRALEFAGRRGFGMIVAADANGPRASHVPFVLDQRDGTTIVQIHFTAKNPLVELADGNRRFLLIVPGDDAYISNDWYASSDNVSTWLYEAVHLSGVAHLRGSGENRGHGDALLAVSEARLRKQPWDLAQMEPGKRESMLAAIRVIDLVVDAVEGQAKLNQHKSDADHVAIADQLARSEESGHRRLARRMRALRPGLGYEVRATLASSDD